One window of Nocardia nova SH22a genomic DNA carries:
- a CDS encoding MlaD family protein: MRIRRMVAALAAGAVVLSAAGCAFDPSSVPVPGTTVSGPTYHVRIEFSNVLNLPARAKIMANGAQVGTVSGVRVVNPAGDRGGYVVVDAEISRSVELPASTIAELRQNTVLGDIHVALTTPPDGFGTLLHDGSKIPVTQSKPPVQLEDTMALVATFTQGGAVTQLQDVITQINHTLPRDPAQTARISRTMAADAADLADHLDQVDALLDGLGTNAQVLHDIQPELDDILSPTSVDQVNGITDSVIGVTKIFAGLGPVGTSLTWLGPVLNGAGGAVEAFAPLLLSSGPVDLSRPSNLSALVDLLRDKVIPFVEHGAKVNVVGVHSDAAPDLPPDQQTDRILATLRMIGVVR, from the coding sequence ATGAGAATTCGTCGGATGGTTGCGGCCCTCGCGGCGGGTGCGGTGGTGTTGTCGGCCGCCGGATGCGCCTTCGATCCGTCCTCGGTACCGGTGCCCGGCACCACGGTCTCGGGGCCGACGTACCACGTGCGCATCGAGTTCTCGAATGTGCTCAACCTGCCCGCCCGCGCCAAGATCATGGCCAACGGCGCCCAGGTCGGCACGGTGTCGGGTGTGCGGGTGGTGAATCCGGCCGGTGATCGCGGTGGCTACGTCGTCGTGGACGCCGAGATCTCGAGGTCGGTGGAACTGCCCGCCTCGACGATCGCCGAACTGCGGCAGAACACGGTGCTCGGTGACATCCACGTCGCGCTGACCACCCCGCCGGACGGCTTCGGCACACTGCTGCACGACGGCTCCAAGATCCCGGTCACGCAATCGAAACCGCCTGTGCAGCTGGAAGATACGATGGCACTGGTCGCCACCTTCACCCAGGGGGGCGCGGTCACCCAGCTGCAGGACGTGATCACGCAGATCAATCACACCCTGCCGCGCGATCCGGCGCAGACCGCGCGCATCTCGCGCACCATGGCGGCCGACGCCGCGGATCTGGCCGACCATCTCGATCAGGTCGACGCACTGCTCGATGGTTTGGGCACCAATGCGCAAGTGCTGCACGACATCCAGCCCGAGTTGGACGACATTCTCAGCCCCACCTCGGTGGATCAGGTGAACGGCATCACCGACTCGGTGATCGGCGTGACGAAGATCTTCGCCGGACTCGGGCCCGTGGGCACGTCGCTGACCTGGCTGGGGCCGGTCCTGAACGGTGCCGGTGGTGCGGTGGAGGCATTCGCGCCACTGCTGCTCTCGTCCGGTCCGGTGGATCTGAGCCGTCCGTCGAATCTGTCGGCGCTCGTGGATCTGCTGCGGGACAAGGTGATTCCGTTCGTCGAGCACGGGGCGAAGGTGAACGTGGTCGGCGTGCACTCGGACGCCGCCCCCGACCTGCCACCCGATCAGCAGACCGATCGAATCCTGGCGACCCTGCGGATGATCGGAGTCGTGCGATGA
- a CDS encoding MlaD family protein, protein MKWGTLTSLGGIVAITVAGASYLTFGVVRADPFADYTRTTMVLTDSGGLGVGSPVLLTGLEVGRVSAVRHTAAGVEVGMRLAADKRVPADSSVTIEHLSALGEPYVEFRPVTGNGPYLHDGQRLETSKVRMPLSIPDVARLVTKTMDQVDPDVVGSLVATAGTALNGTDAAIPNLTRSGDLLAAAIMSRSPHIADLLNSFQATAADIDWAGPATSAAAPEFVRFTHALNDLVAAVGRMVDARPAESYTSGNGVAPFLAKLTDRLAELGPQLKSLAPALAPLAGAATTAAPQIDISSLIAQALDDVGADGTVRVRINVK, encoded by the coding sequence ATGAAATGGGGCACGCTGACCTCGCTCGGCGGCATCGTCGCGATCACGGTGGCGGGCGCGAGCTATCTGACCTTCGGTGTGGTGCGGGCCGACCCGTTCGCCGACTACACCCGGACCACCATGGTGCTCACCGATTCCGGTGGACTGGGCGTGGGCTCACCGGTGCTGCTCACCGGCCTCGAGGTCGGCCGGGTCAGCGCCGTCCGGCACACCGCCGCCGGTGTCGAGGTCGGGATGCGACTGGCCGCCGACAAGCGGGTACCTGCCGACAGTTCGGTGACCATCGAACATCTGTCGGCCCTCGGTGAGCCCTACGTCGAATTCCGGCCGGTCACCGGCAACGGGCCGTACCTGCACGACGGGCAGCGCCTCGAGACATCGAAAGTGCGTATGCCGCTGTCGATTCCCGATGTCGCGCGACTGGTGACCAAGACCATGGATCAGGTCGATCCGGATGTGGTGGGGTCGCTGGTCGCCACCGCCGGTACCGCACTGAACGGAACCGACGCCGCCATCCCGAATCTCACCCGATCCGGCGATCTGCTGGCCGCGGCGATCATGAGCCGCAGCCCGCATATCGCGGATCTGCTCAACAGCTTTCAGGCCACCGCCGCCGATATCGACTGGGCCGGGCCCGCGACCAGTGCCGCCGCACCGGAATTCGTGCGCTTCACCCACGCCCTCAACGACCTCGTCGCCGCGGTGGGCCGGATGGTCGACGCCCGCCCGGCCGAAAGCTACACCAGCGGAAACGGTGTGGCGCCTTTCCTGGCGAAGCTCACCGATCGGCTGGCGGAGCTGGGCCCCCAGCTGAAGTCGCTCGCCCCGGCGCTGGCTCCGCTGGCCGGCGCGGCCACCACCGCCGCGCCGCAGATCGATATCTCCAGTCTGATCGCACAGGCCCTCGACGACGTGGGCGCCGACGGAACCGTGCGGGTGCGGATCAATGTCAAGTAA
- a CDS encoding carboxymuconolactone decarboxylase family protein — translation MNIDIPEGKDPISYVWGEMVPGIGIAASKFSLAVYSDTTLGLREFEAARLRIAQINGCLFCQDYRTDRDGRKVEAGFDQAVTEWRTTAAFDDRTRLAAEYAERYAVDHHNLDDEFWARMTAHYTQAEIVELSMCIGSWLAFGRLNHVLGLDTVCVLPGH, via the coding sequence GTGAATATCGACATCCCCGAGGGCAAGGACCCGATCTCCTACGTGTGGGGTGAGATGGTGCCCGGGATCGGGATCGCCGCCTCGAAGTTCTCGCTGGCGGTGTACTCCGACACCACGCTCGGACTGCGCGAATTCGAGGCCGCGCGACTGCGGATCGCCCAGATCAACGGCTGCCTGTTCTGCCAGGACTACCGCACCGATCGCGACGGGCGGAAGGTCGAGGCCGGATTCGATCAGGCGGTCACCGAGTGGCGCACCACCGCCGCCTTCGACGACCGCACCCGGCTGGCGGCCGAGTACGCCGAGCGCTACGCCGTCGACCATCACAATCTGGACGACGAGTTCTGGGCGCGGATGACCGCGCACTACACCCAGGCCGAAATCGTCGAGCTGAGTATGTGTATCGGGTCCTGGCTGGCGTTCGGCCGCCTCAACCATGTGCTGGGGCTGGACACGGTCTGCGTGCTGCCGGGGCACTGA
- a CDS encoding dihydrodipicolinate reductase, which yields MISTIVWGTGNVGRAAIRAVHAHPGLTLTGVLVHGPEKVGRDAGQLAGLGYDLGVAASADVEAMLGTRPQAIVYAASGDTRPDDALRDIAEAIRAGAVVVTPALYPLYDPRNAPAEIRDPVTAAIDAGGGSLFVSGIDPGWGNDVLPLLLSGLGGRVDTIRSQEIFDYSTYDQPDSVRYLVGMGQPMDYIPPMTAPGIPTMVWGGQLRLLARGLGIELDEIRETLDRRALDATVTTASMGEFEAGTQGAVRFEVQGIVAGRARLIIEHITRIHADCAPDWPLPPDGAGAHRVIIEGDPRLEVTVTAETEGGNRAAGGNATAVARLVNAIDWLVAAEPGLYDALDVPLRPAPGLSGIDTQENPS from the coding sequence ATGATCTCGACGATCGTCTGGGGCACCGGCAATGTCGGCCGGGCCGCGATCCGCGCGGTACACGCGCATCCCGGACTGACACTGACGGGCGTGCTGGTCCACGGTCCGGAGAAGGTCGGACGCGATGCCGGGCAGCTGGCCGGACTCGGATACGACCTGGGCGTGGCCGCCTCCGCCGATGTCGAGGCGATGCTCGGCACCCGACCGCAGGCCATCGTCTACGCCGCCTCCGGTGATACCCGCCCCGACGACGCGCTGCGCGATATCGCCGAGGCGATCCGGGCCGGTGCCGTGGTCGTCACCCCGGCGCTCTATCCGCTCTACGATCCGCGCAACGCCCCGGCGGAGATCCGGGATCCGGTGACGGCGGCGATCGACGCGGGCGGCGGTTCGCTGTTCGTGTCCGGTATCGACCCGGGCTGGGGTAACGATGTGCTGCCGCTGCTGCTCAGCGGGCTCGGCGGGCGGGTGGACACGATCCGGTCCCAGGAGATCTTCGACTACTCGACCTACGATCAGCCCGACTCGGTGCGGTATCTGGTCGGCATGGGGCAGCCGATGGATTACATCCCGCCGATGACCGCGCCCGGCATCCCCACGATGGTGTGGGGCGGGCAGCTCCGGCTGCTGGCCCGCGGACTCGGGATCGAACTGGACGAGATCCGCGAGACCCTGGATCGGCGGGCGCTGGATGCCACGGTCACCACCGCGTCGATGGGCGAATTCGAGGCGGGGACACAGGGTGCGGTGCGGTTCGAGGTGCAGGGCATCGTGGCCGGTCGGGCGCGCCTGATCATCGAGCACATCACCCGGATCCATGCGGACTGCGCACCGGACTGGCCGCTGCCGCCGGACGGCGCGGGCGCGCACCGCGTGATCATCGAGGGCGATCCGCGTCTCGAGGTGACCGTGACCGCCGAGACCGAGGGCGGTAATCGCGCCGCGGGCGGCAATGCCACCGCCGTGGCCCGGCTGGTCAATGCCATCGACTGGCTGGTGGCCGCCGAACCCGGCCTCTACGACGCACTCGACGTCCCGCTGCGCCCCGCACCCGGGCTGTCCGGAATCGACACACAGGAGAATCCATCGTGA
- a CDS encoding DUF6412 domain-containing protein has protein sequence MVTRIRAIGPVLFALVLSLIAVTVVPAGEPNSLLAVGAAAVLALAVVATYSGRIWLLPTTVHSGPPVSAQQRRRGSFLRQSNPDAAGRPRPRAPGLPS, from the coding sequence ATGGTGACGCGGATCCGAGCGATAGGGCCGGTGCTGTTCGCACTGGTGCTGTCCCTGATCGCTGTCACGGTTGTGCCTGCGGGCGAACCCAATTCACTGCTCGCGGTGGGCGCCGCCGCCGTTCTCGCCCTGGCCGTGGTGGCCACGTATTCGGGCCGGATATGGTTGCTGCCCACCACGGTTCACAGCGGGCCACCCGTCTCCGCGCAGCAGCGTCGGCGGGGATCCTTTCTGCGACAGAGCAATCCGGATGCGGCGGGCCGGCCACGGCCCAGGGCTCCGGGGCTGCCGAGCTGA
- the yidC gene encoding membrane protein insertase YidC, translated as MLDFVYYPVSAVLWLWHTGFAALFGAASGLSWTLAIVMLVVTLRLALYRPFLAQVRFSRTMAVLQPEIRRLREECGDDREKLALETRKLQQQHNFSVLSGCLPIFAQTLMFLGLYHVLRSFDRTGAASHIPFLGGSNPLTPEQNATTANYVFSPDLVQSFLHADVFGAPLSATLATAPATVAVVAIPLMVIAAIATHCTARASITRQTDTSAQTRLINAMTMWLFPLGTLVAGLVMPIGILVYFATSNTWTFAQQYVVHRRLGPVGTVASATLPPL; from the coding sequence ATGCTCGATTTCGTCTATTACCCTGTCTCCGCCGTGCTCTGGCTCTGGCACACCGGATTCGCGGCGCTGTTCGGCGCCGCCAGCGGACTGTCGTGGACGCTGGCCATCGTCATGCTCGTCGTGACCTTGCGGCTGGCGCTGTACCGGCCGTTCCTGGCGCAGGTCCGGTTCTCCCGCACCATGGCGGTGCTGCAACCGGAGATCCGGCGGTTGCGCGAGGAGTGCGGTGACGACCGCGAGAAACTGGCCCTCGAAACCCGGAAACTGCAGCAGCAGCACAATTTCAGCGTGCTCAGCGGCTGTCTGCCGATCTTCGCGCAGACCCTGATGTTCCTCGGGCTCTATCACGTCCTGCGCTCGTTCGACCGCACCGGCGCGGCCTCCCACATCCCGTTCCTCGGCGGTTCGAATCCGCTGACGCCGGAACAGAACGCGACCACCGCGAACTACGTGTTCTCCCCGGACCTCGTCCAGTCGTTCCTGCATGCCGACGTCTTCGGCGCACCGCTGTCGGCGACCCTGGCCACCGCGCCCGCCACCGTGGCGGTGGTCGCGATTCCGCTCATGGTGATCGCCGCGATCGCCACCCACTGCACCGCCCGCGCGTCGATCACCCGGCAGACCGACACCAGCGCGCAGACCCGGCTGATCAACGCGATGACGATGTGGCTGTTCCCGCTGGGCACCCTGGTCGCCGGTCTGGTGATGCCGATCGGCATCCTGGTCTACTTCGCGACCAGCAACACCTGGACCTTCGCGCAGCAATATGTGGTGCATCGGCGGCTCGGGCCGGTGGGAACGGTTGCGTCCGCGACACTTCCGCCGCTCTAG
- a CDS encoding ATP-dependent Clp protease ATP-binding subunit: protein MTAAWPGSFNSFDSFDDLFSRFFGPGMAAKPPVQRIDLGRLLSDNAKQLIATARSAAQEWGNPEVTAEHLLYAATQVEPSRGVITQLGLDPDKVGAQMRAAVGSGEATATADDQVVLGPGAKLALRNAQRSAAEAGSSYIGPEHILLGIADNPESPAAQALSGAKLPAAEGQKAPSDTPTLDEYGRDLTAEARAGKVDPVVGRAEEIEQTVEILSRRRKNNPVLIGDPGVGKTAIVEGLAQRIVNGDVPSTLADRRVVALDVGSLVAGSKYRGEFEERLTKILDEVREHSDELVLFIDELHTIVGAGTGGEGSMDAGNLLKPALARGELHAIGATTVDEYRKYIEKDAALERRFQPVLVPEPSVADTIEILRGLTDVYEEHHQVHYDDEALIAAAELSDRYITDRFMPDKAIDLVDQAGARVRLRTRMPGPDLRAAQEELSRLEREKDAAVAAEEYSRADELKAEIAAAEERVGHITADDAPTVTLEDIAEVVSKQTGIPVSELTVEERQRLLRLEEVLHERVIGQDEAIVAVAEAVRRARAGMKDPNRPIGSFLFLGPTGVGKTELAKALAEAVFGDEDRMIRFDMSEFQEKHTVSRLVGAPPGYVGYDDAAQLTDKVRRQPYSVILFDEVEKAHPDVFNVLLQLLDDGRVTDAKGRTVDFKNTIVIMTSNIGSDLILKAGATDLDSLTPKLMERLQQHFRPEFLNRIDETIVFHRLDKEQLRRIVDLVLDGPRRRLRAQDIGLDVTDAARDWLSDNGYQPEFGARPLRRTVQKQLENQASRLVLGGELNPGDTVRVDADDSGLLVSAVAGSGAERSVDNSENGRKPKGGKGNGKSGAKAAKKPAAKAGKS, encoded by the coding sequence ATGACCGCTGCGTGGCCCGGTTCGTTCAACTCCTTCGACTCCTTCGACGACCTGTTCAGTCGTTTCTTCGGTCCCGGAATGGCGGCCAAACCCCCGGTGCAACGCATCGATCTGGGCAGGCTGCTCAGCGACAACGCCAAACAGTTGATCGCCACCGCGCGCTCGGCGGCACAGGAGTGGGGGAATCCGGAGGTCACCGCCGAACATCTGCTGTACGCGGCGACCCAGGTCGAGCCGTCGCGTGGCGTCATCACCCAGCTCGGGCTGGATCCGGACAAGGTCGGCGCGCAGATGCGCGCCGCGGTGGGCAGCGGTGAGGCCACCGCGACCGCCGACGACCAGGTCGTGCTGGGGCCGGGCGCCAAACTGGCGCTGCGCAACGCCCAGCGCAGCGCCGCCGAGGCGGGCTCCAGCTACATCGGACCCGAGCATATTCTGCTCGGCATCGCGGACAATCCGGAAAGCCCTGCCGCACAAGCCTTGTCGGGTGCGAAGTTGCCCGCGGCCGAGGGGCAGAAGGCGCCCAGCGACACACCCACCCTCGATGAGTACGGCCGCGATCTGACCGCCGAGGCGCGGGCGGGCAAGGTCGATCCGGTGGTCGGGCGGGCCGAGGAGATCGAGCAGACCGTGGAGATCCTGTCGCGGCGGCGCAAGAACAATCCGGTGCTGATCGGTGATCCTGGCGTCGGCAAGACCGCCATCGTCGAGGGGCTGGCGCAGCGCATCGTCAACGGCGATGTGCCTAGCACACTGGCCGATCGCCGGGTGGTGGCGCTGGATGTGGGTTCGCTGGTGGCCGGGAGCAAGTATCGCGGCGAATTCGAGGAGCGGCTCACCAAGATCCTCGACGAGGTCCGCGAGCACTCCGACGAACTGGTGTTGTTCATCGACGAACTGCACACCATCGTCGGCGCCGGAACCGGCGGTGAGGGTTCGATGGACGCGGGCAATCTGCTCAAGCCCGCCCTGGCCCGCGGGGAACTGCACGCCATCGGCGCGACCACGGTGGACGAATACCGCAAGTACATCGAGAAGGACGCGGCGCTGGAACGCCGATTCCAGCCGGTCCTGGTGCCCGAACCCTCGGTCGCCGACACCATCGAGATCCTGCGCGGTCTGACCGATGTGTACGAGGAGCACCATCAGGTGCACTACGACGACGAGGCCCTGATCGCCGCGGCCGAACTGTCCGATCGCTACATCACCGACCGGTTCATGCCCGACAAGGCGATCGATCTGGTCGACCAGGCCGGTGCCCGGGTACGCCTGCGCACCCGCATGCCCGGCCCGGATCTGCGTGCGGCACAGGAGGAATTGTCCCGGCTCGAACGCGAGAAGGATGCCGCGGTCGCCGCCGAGGAGTACAGCCGCGCCGATGAGCTCAAGGCCGAGATCGCCGCCGCCGAGGAGCGCGTGGGGCACATCACCGCCGACGACGCGCCCACGGTGACCCTGGAAGATATCGCCGAGGTGGTGTCCAAGCAGACCGGAATTCCGGTGTCGGAGTTGACCGTAGAGGAACGGCAGCGGCTGCTGCGCCTCGAGGAGGTGCTGCACGAGCGGGTGATCGGCCAGGACGAGGCGATCGTGGCCGTCGCCGAGGCGGTGCGCCGGGCGCGGGCCGGAATGAAGGATCCCAACCGGCCGATCGGCTCGTTCCTGTTCCTCGGGCCGACCGGCGTCGGCAAGACCGAACTCGCGAAAGCCTTGGCGGAGGCGGTATTCGGCGACGAGGACCGGATGATCCGCTTCGACATGAGCGAATTCCAGGAGAAGCACACCGTCTCCCGGCTCGTCGGCGCCCCGCCCGGATACGTCGGCTACGACGATGCCGCCCAGCTCACCGACAAGGTGCGCCGCCAGCCGTATTCGGTGATCCTGTTCGACGAGGTGGAGAAGGCGCATCCGGACGTGTTCAACGTGCTGCTGCAACTTCTCGACGACGGCCGCGTCACCGACGCCAAGGGCCGCACGGTCGATTTCAAGAACACCATCGTGATCATGACCAGCAATATCGGCTCCGATCTGATCCTGAAAGCCGGTGCGACGGATCTGGATTCGCTCACGCCGAAGCTGATGGAGCGGCTGCAGCAGCACTTCCGGCCGGAATTCCTCAACCGCATCGACGAGACCATCGTCTTCCACCGGCTCGACAAGGAGCAGCTGCGCCGCATCGTGGATCTGGTGCTCGACGGTCCGCGCCGCCGCCTGCGCGCCCAGGACATCGGCCTCGATGTCACCGACGCCGCGCGGGACTGGCTGTCCGACAACGGATATCAGCCGGAGTTCGGTGCCCGGCCGTTGCGTCGCACGGTGCAGAAGCAGCTGGAGAATCAGGCGTCACGACTGGTACTCGGCGGTGAGCTGAACCCCGGCGATACCGTGCGCGTCGACGCCGACGACAGCGGTCTACTCGTCAGCGCGGTGGCCGGATCGGGCGCCGAACGGTCGGTGGACAACTCCGAGAACGGCCGTAAACCCAAGGGTGGCAAGGGAAACGGAAAGTCGGGCGCCAAAGCCGCCAAGAAGCCCGCGGCGAAAGCGGGGAAGAGCTAG
- a CDS encoding TetR/AcrR family transcriptional regulator, which yields MTVSKTVRTGRPNLAQRRKTATRTEIAHTAARLFAEYGTAAVTAEQIAAEAGVGLRTFYRYCRTKEDAVEPMLSTGASRWLDILASGPHRLPTLIELEAAAIRALDVVDHDELDVTRGLLRAMADDPALRAVWFRANLTGEHALLELLTKWSPRTDPLRLRTLAAAAAGAIRIGLEQWAADRTTASPADLVVRCMRELTAGVFAGTAVHSAQETT from the coding sequence ATGACCGTCTCGAAGACCGTCCGGACCGGCCGCCCGAATCTGGCCCAGCGCCGCAAGACGGCGACCCGGACGGAGATCGCGCACACCGCGGCCCGGCTGTTCGCCGAGTACGGCACCGCAGCGGTCACCGCGGAACAGATCGCCGCCGAGGCGGGTGTCGGCCTGCGCACCTTCTATCGCTACTGCCGTACCAAAGAGGATGCCGTCGAACCGATGCTCTCGACCGGTGCGTCTCGGTGGCTGGACATTCTCGCCTCCGGACCCCATCGATTGCCTACCCTGATCGAACTCGAAGCCGCCGCGATCCGCGCACTTGATGTGGTCGACCACGACGAACTCGACGTGACCCGCGGACTGCTGCGCGCGATGGCCGACGATCCGGCACTGCGCGCGGTGTGGTTCCGGGCCAATCTCACCGGTGAGCACGCCCTGCTCGAACTGCTCACGAAGTGGTCGCCGCGGACCGATCCGCTGCGACTGCGCACCCTGGCCGCCGCGGCCGCGGGCGCGATCCGGATCGGGCTCGAGCAGTGGGCGGCCGATCGGACGACCGCGAGCCCGGCGGACCTCGTGGTGCGCTGCATGCGCGAACTCACCGCGGGCGTCTTCGCGGGCACCGCAGTACACTCGGCGCAGGAGACGACCTAG
- a CDS encoding SDR family NAD(P)-dependent oxidoreductase gives MERFTDRRVLITGAGSGIGRATVHRILSEGGTVVGADVSEAGLAETSKQAAEKGYADRLTTAVIDISDEDSVRAGVGSALETLGGLDALVNAAGILRSAHTHEMPLADWNRIITTNLTGTFLMIRESLPALLDSGHGVIVNFASTSTYFAHPYMAAYAASKGGIMSMTHALASEYSKQGLRAVAVAPGSISSDMTDGRGPGLPEDADYNLLMKLMPLLGQGFASPDTVAGVVAMLASDDGAFITGTEIRIDGGTHA, from the coding sequence ATGGAGCGTTTCACCGACCGCCGTGTGCTGATCACCGGTGCCGGATCCGGCATCGGCCGCGCCACCGTGCACCGCATCCTGTCCGAGGGCGGCACCGTGGTGGGCGCCGATGTCAGCGAGGCGGGGCTCGCGGAAACCTCGAAGCAGGCCGCGGAGAAGGGCTACGCCGACCGGCTGACCACCGCGGTCATCGACATCTCCGACGAGGACTCGGTCCGCGCGGGTGTGGGTTCGGCGCTCGAGACGCTGGGCGGACTCGACGCGCTGGTCAATGCCGCGGGCATCCTGCGTTCGGCGCACACCCACGAGATGCCGCTGGCGGACTGGAATCGCATCATCACCACCAATCTCACCGGCACCTTCCTGATGATCCGCGAATCGCTGCCCGCCCTGCTCGACAGCGGGCACGGCGTCATCGTGAACTTCGCGTCCACCTCGACCTACTTCGCGCATCCGTACATGGCCGCCTACGCCGCGTCCAAGGGCGGCATCATGTCGATGACCCACGCCCTGGCCTCGGAATACTCCAAGCAGGGCCTGCGCGCGGTCGCGGTCGCGCCCGGTTCCATCTCGAGCGATATGACCGACGGTCGCGGCCCCGGCCTGCCCGAGGACGCCGACTACAACCTGCTCATGAAGTTGATGCCGCTGCTGGGCCAGGGTTTCGCCTCGCCCGACACCGTCGCCGGTGTGGTGGCGATGCTGGCCTCCGACGACGGCGCCTTCATCACCGGCACCGAGATCCGCATCGACGGCGGCACCCACGCCTGA
- a CDS encoding nuclear transport factor 2 family protein — MDLVALEEIRALKYRYLRTLDMREWDEFADTLAVDAVADYGSPSGGGPLKFEGRDAIVGHLSGAMTGTMITSHVCSHPEITIDGETAAGTWCLEDTVIVPEHGVMIRGAAYYRDTYRREADGRWRIASTGYQRNYECVIPLASIQGFTITASRWDPSLTH; from the coding sequence ATGGATCTGGTTGCGTTGGAAGAGATTCGTGCGTTGAAGTACCGCTATCTGCGGACGCTGGACATGCGGGAATGGGACGAGTTCGCCGATACCCTGGCCGTGGACGCGGTGGCCGACTACGGATCGCCCTCCGGCGGTGGGCCGCTGAAGTTCGAGGGTCGCGACGCCATCGTCGGACATCTCAGCGGCGCCATGACCGGAACCATGATCACCTCCCATGTGTGCAGCCACCCCGAGATCACGATCGACGGTGAAACCGCCGCCGGCACTTGGTGTCTGGAGGACACGGTCATCGTCCCCGAACACGGTGTGATGATCCGCGGCGCCGCCTACTATCGCGACACCTACCGCCGCGAGGCCGACGGCCGCTGGCGTATCGCCAGCACCGGTTATCAGCGCAATTACGAGTGCGTGATTCCGCTGGCGTCGATCCAGGGCTTCACCATCACCGCCAGCCGCTGGGATCCCAGCCTGACGCATTGA
- a CDS encoding AraC family transcriptional regulator codes for MRDNYLILDDMSVIRSAGLRGFRATVAELGGNAEEYAAAAGYPIAALDADDLLVSDEAMASVLEIAADRLQCPDLGLRIAARQDLGMLGPLALAIRSSPTLADALECTSRYLFVHARALSLTIEPDPYGDRGVTGLRYGVEPGLPTPVQGTDLGLGFLHRTLTRLVDGPYGLRSVELPYRPPGPRAAYEKFFGVAVRFDRPAAMLRLPSSLTSRAIAGGDANLRRLAVAFLAEQAGDTGASAVPGVRAAVQQLLGTTAPQIDSVARLLTIHPRTLQRRLAAEHTTFATIVDDVRRAEARRYLTTTDLPMSQIASLLGLAEQATLTRCVRRWWDTTPTALRRATRA; via the coding sequence TTGCGCGACAACTATTTGATCCTGGACGACATGTCGGTGATCCGATCGGCCGGTTTGCGGGGATTCCGCGCCACGGTGGCGGAACTCGGCGGCAATGCGGAGGAGTACGCCGCGGCGGCCGGGTACCCGATCGCGGCCCTGGACGCCGACGATCTGCTGGTATCCGACGAGGCGATGGCCTCGGTACTGGAAATCGCCGCCGACCGATTGCAGTGCCCCGACCTGGGCCTGCGGATCGCCGCCCGCCAGGATCTGGGCATGCTCGGGCCGCTCGCCCTGGCCATTCGCAGCTCCCCCACACTGGCCGACGCCCTGGAATGCACCTCGCGCTATCTGTTCGTGCACGCTCGCGCGCTGAGTCTCACGATCGAGCCCGACCCGTACGGAGACCGCGGGGTGACCGGTCTGCGCTACGGGGTCGAACCGGGACTGCCCACACCCGTCCAGGGCACCGACCTGGGGCTGGGATTCCTGCATCGCACCCTGACCCGGCTGGTGGACGGCCCGTACGGCCTGCGCTCGGTGGAGCTGCCGTACCGTCCGCCGGGCCCGCGGGCGGCGTACGAGAAATTCTTCGGCGTCGCCGTCCGGTTCGACCGCCCCGCGGCGATGCTGCGGTTGCCGAGCAGTCTCACCTCGCGGGCGATCGCGGGCGGCGATGCGAACCTGCGCCGGCTCGCCGTGGCATTCCTGGCCGAACAGGCCGGTGACACCGGCGCGTCGGCGGTGCCCGGCGTGCGCGCCGCCGTACAGCAGCTACTGGGCACCACCGCGCCTCAGATCGACTCGGTGGCAAGGCTTTTGACGATCCATCCGCGCACACTGCAACGGCGGCTGGCCGCCGAGCACACCACCTTCGCCACGATCGTCGACGATGTGCGCCGCGCCGAGGCGCGCCGCTATCTGACGACGACCGATCTGCCGATGAGCCAGATCGCCTCACTGCTCGGCCTCGCGGAGCAGGCGACCCTGACCCGCTGCGTGCGCCGCTGGTGGGACACCACCCCCACCGCACTGCGCCGCGCGACCCGGGCCTGA